CCCGGCGTGGTGGGGCCCCTGCTGTCGGCCGCCGAGGGGGCGGGCCTGCGGCCGGAGGTGTCGGCGCCGGGCGGGCCGGGGCACCGGCTCGCCCTGCCCGGGGACGGCGGCCGGGTGTGGGAGCTGCTGGCGCGGGCGCAGGGGCTGTTCGACGTCGCCACGGACGTCCCCGTCACGTCGTACGCCTTCGGGTTCCTGACCTCGTTCGCGTACGAGTCGGTCTGGCACATGGAGACGCTGCCCGCCAGGACGAAGGCCCCGAACGGGCCCGACATCACGCTCACCCTGTTCCGGGACACCGTCTGGTACGACCTGACGACGGGTGAGGCCCGGCTGTTGCGCGCCGAGAGCGCCGCGTTCCCGCGGCGGGCCGACGGCGCCCCGGACGAGGTCGTGGCGATGGCCCGCGAAGCGGCCCGGGAGCGGGCCGACGGGCGCCCGGCGGCCGTCCCCGAGGCGCCCGCCCCGCTGTCGGTGAGCGACAGCGTCAGCCGCGAGACGTTCCTGGAGTGGGCGGACATCTGCCTGGAGCACATCCGGGTCGGTGACATCTACCAGATCCAGATCGGCCACCGCATCGATGTGAGGACGACGCTGACGCCGGTCGACGTGTACCGGCGGCTGCGCGCCCGCAACCCCTCCCCGTACATGTACCTGATGCCCCGGGCGGGCAGCACGCTGATCGGCGCCAGCCCGGAGCTGTTCTTCCGGATCGAGGGCGACGAGATCCTGATGCGCCCGATCGCGGGGACCGCGCGGCGCGGCGCGGACGAGGAGGAGAACCAGCGGCGCGTGAAGGAGATGCGCGAGAGCGTCAAGGAGCAGGCGGAGCACATCATGCTCGTCGACCTGTGCCGCAACGACATCGGCCGGGTGAGCCGGCCCAGCACCCAGCCGGTGGACCGGCTGATGGCGGTGGAGAGCTACTCCCACGTCTTCCACCTGGTCTCGACGGTGTCCGGCCGTCTGGAGGAGGGCGTCGACACCTGGCAGGCGGTACGCGCGACGTTCCCGGCGGGGACGATGACGGGCGCGCCGAAGGTGCGGGCCATGGAGATCATCGACGGTCTGGAGCGGGAGCGGCGCGGGAGCTACGCGGGGGCGGTCGGGCTGGCCGACGTGCGCGGGTGGAGCGAGTTCGCGCTGTGCATCCGCACGGTCGAGTACGACGGGACGACGTACTCGACGCAGAGCTCGGCGGGCATGGTGGCCCAGTCGGAGCCGGAGGCGGAGTGGCGGGAGACGCTGGCGAAGATGGGGGCCGCCCACTGGGCGCTGACCGGTGAGGAGCTGCTGCCGTGAGCGAGCCGAGGGTTCTGCTGATCGACGCGTACGACAGTTTCGTCCACATCATCGACCAGTATCTGCGCACGCTGGGCGCCCGGACCGAGGTGGTGCGGTCGCTGACCCGCTCTCCGGAGGAGCTGGTCGCCTCCCGCCCCGACGCGGTGGTCCTCGGGCCCGGGCCCGGGCACCCCGCCGAGTCCGGCCATGTCGAGCTGGTGCACCGGTTCGCCGGGCGGGTGCCGCTGCTCGGGGTGTGCCTGGGCCACCAGGCGATCGCGCTGGCCCACGGCGGGCGGGTCGAGGTCGCCGACCAGGTGATGCACGGGCGGACCAGCACGGTGCGGCACGACGGGGCGGGGGTGTTCGCGGGGCTGGGCCACACGCTGGAGGCCACCCGGTACCACTCGCTGGTGGTCGCCGAGCCGCTGCCGGACGACCTGGTGACCACGGCCGTCGCCGTTGATCACGGCTATGTGATGGGCCTGCGGCACCGCACGCTGCCCGTCGAGGGCGTGCAGTTCCACCCGGAGAGCATCATGACGACCGGTGGGCTGACCATCATGGAGAACTTCCTGGCGACGGCCCGTGGCAGCGGCGCGACGGCGGCCCTCAGCGGGGGCGGCACGCCTCGCTGAGGGCCCGGACGGCCTCCGCCACGCCGGAGCGCGGCAGGTGCGCGTGGCCCACCACCAGCGCGGGCGCGTCCCAACGGGGCCGGACGTGGAAGGCGGCGCCGCCGCGCACCACGACCGAGCGGCGCGGCGCCGCGGCCACGAGCGCCGCCTCGTCGGTGTGGCGGGGCAACGTGACGTAGGCGTGCAGTCCCGCCGCCCGGCCGATGACCGAGGCGCCCGGCAGGAACCGGCGCACCGCCTCCTCCAGGGCGTCGCGGCGGTCACGGCAGCGGGCGTTGAGGCGGCGCAGGTGGCGGTCGAACAGTCCGCCGCGCAGCAGTTCGGCGAAGGCCAGCTGGGTGAGGCTCTCGGTGCCGAGGTCGAGGCGGGCTCGGGCGCGCAGCAGCCGTGCGAGCAGGTCGGGTGGCGCGGCCAGCCAGCCCAGGCGCAGCCCGGGGGCGAGCGACTTGCTGGCCGTGCCCGCGTACACGACGTGGTCGGGGGCCAGCCGCTGGAGGGCGAGGGGGCGCGGGCCGCGCTCGTACCACAGGCCGCCGTCGTAGTCGTCCTCCACGACCAGGCCGCCGACGTCGCGCGCCCAGCGGACGAGTGCCTCGCGGCGGTGCTCGGAGAGGGCGCCGCCGGTGGGGAACTGGTGCGCGGGGGTGACCAGGACCGCGCGCACCCCGGTCGCGGCGAGCGCCTCGACGTCGATGCCGTCCTCGTCGACCGGGACGGGCACGGGGCGCAGCCCGGTCTCCCGGATGAACTGCCGCTGGCCGGGGTGGCCCGGGTCCTCGATGCCGATCGCGTCGACGCCGTCCTGGCCCAGCACGGTGCACAGCAGTCCCAGGGCCTGCGAGAACCCGGCGACGACCATGACCTGGTCGGCGGTCGTGCGCACGCCGCGCACCCGGCCGAGGTAGCGGGCGAGCTCGACGCGCAGCCCCGGTTCGCCCGCGAGCGGGGGGTAGCCGTGGTCGGCCGGGGTCGCGGAGTGCAGGACGCGCTGGTAGCAGCCGAGCCATTCGCGGCGCGGGAAGGGCGGCAGGTTGCGGCCGCCGGTGCGCAGGTCCCAGCGGACGGCGGGCACATGGCCCTCGTCCAGCAGCGTCGGTACGACGGGCGGCGTGGCGCCGATGTGGGCGACGACCCTGGTTCCGGCGCCCTGGGTGGCCTCCAGGTAGCCCTCGGCGACGAGTTGGCCGTACGCCTCCACGACGACGCTGCGCGAGACGTCCAGGTCGTGGGCGAGCCTGCGGCTGGACGGCAGGCGGGTGCCGGGGTGGAGAATTCCCTCGGCGATCTGCCTCTTGATGAAGCTCTGGATCTGGGCGGTCAGGGATTTCCCGGAATCTCTGACGACCTCGACGGCCATGTGCAGGGCCATGGGCCCTTCCCCCTTCGGATTGGTCCGTATTTCTCAGCGGGCAGTGGTCTGGTGGGTGTTCTTCGCCATGCGGAGACTGGACGGAGAATTTCCCCTCAGGTGCCGTCCAAGGAGAATTCCCGTGACCGCCGAACCGCAGGTTTCCCGGAGCTGGCCGGAATTGCTGAACGCGCTGCTGGAGCGCAGGAGTCTGTCCGCCGACGACACCGACTGGGCGATGGACGAGGTGATGTCGGGCGCCGCCGGGCCGGTCCGGCTGGCCGGGCTGCTGGTGGCGCTGCGCGCCAAGGGCGAGACGGTCGAGGAGATCGAGGGCCTGGTACGGGCCATGGGACGGCATGCCGTCCCGCTCGACGTGCCCGGGCCGGCGGTGGACATCGTGGGGACCGGCGGGGACGGCTCCAACAGCGTCAACGTCTCCACGATGTCGGCCGTCGTGGCGGCCGGGGCCGGGGCGCGGGTGGTGAAGCACGGCAACCGGTCGGCGTCGTCGGCGTGCGGATCGGCGGATGTGCTGGAGGAGCTGGGCGTGGCGCTGAGCCTGCCCCCGGCCGATGTCGCGGAGGTGGCGGAGGAGACGGGCATCACGTTCTGTTTCGCGCCGGAGTTCCACCCGGCCATGCGGCACGCGGCCGGGCCGCGCCGGGAGCTCGGCGTGCGCACGGTGTTCAACGCGCTGGGCCCGCTGGTCAACCCGGCTTCCCCGGCGGCCATCGCCCTGGGCGTGGCGGACGCGCGGCTGGCGCCCCTGCTGGCGGGCGTGCTGGCGCGGCGGGGGGTCTCGGCGCTGGTGTTCCGGGGTGATGACGGTATGGACGAGCTGACGGTCACCACGACCTCCACGGTCTGGTCGGTGAGCGGTTCGACGGTGCGTACGGAGGTGTTCGACCCGCGGGACCTCGGCATGGCCCTCGCGCGCCCGGACGCCCTGCGGGGCGGCGACCGGGCACGCAACGCCCATGTGGCCCGCGAGGTGCTCGCCGGGGCGCGCGGCCCGGTGCGGGACGCGGTCCTCCTGTCCGCCGCTGCGGGCCTCGCGGCGCTCGCCGCGTCGGACGGGCGGCCCCCCGGCTCGGTCACCGAGCGGCTGGCGGCCGGTGTGGAACGGGCCGCCGAGTCCATCGACTCGGGCACGGCGGCCGCGGTCCTGGAGCGGTGGGCCGCCGTCACGACGAAGCGGTCACAGGCGGTCGCGGCGGCGGGCTGAGGGCGGGTGCGGATGCTGGTGCGCCGCCTCCCGGCCGGGCTCGGCGACGGGACGACGGTGTCCCCGGAAGGGCGGGCGCGTACGACGACGGTGGCGGGCGGTTGGGAGCGGGTGGAGCGGCGGGCCGAGCGGGGGCTGGCCCCGCACAGGGCAGCCCCCGGAGTGCGGGGCCACGTACAGGGCCGCCCCCAGCGTACTGAGCCGCGCACAGGGCAGCCCCCGGAATACGGAGCCCCGCACGGGGCCGCCCCGGGGTGCGGGGCCACCGGCAGCGGGCCACCCCATGCGCGCGGAGCCCCGCCCACCGGTGCCGGGGCGCCCGCCGCGGCGTCAGTGCGCGCCGAGCACCGGGCGGGTGGCGGTGAGCAGGGAGGCGAGCGTCGCGCGGGGGTCGGGGCCCGTGACGAGGGCTTCACCGACCAGGACCACGTCGGCGCCGGCCATCGCGTACCCGGCGACGTCGACCGGGCCGCGCACCCCCGACTCGGCGACCTTGACGACGTCGTCCGGGAGGTAGGGCGCCACCCGCGCGAACGTCCCCCGGTCCACGTCCAGGGTCCGCAGGTCGCGCGCGTTGACGCCGACCACCGGGGCCCCGGTGGCGGCGGCCCGCTCCGCCTCCGCCTCGTCGTGCACCTCCACGAGCGGCGTCAGGCCGATCTCCGTGGCCAGCGCGACGAGGTCGGCCAGCAGGGGCTGGTCCAGCGCGGCGACGATCAGCAGCGCCAGGTCGGCGCCGTGCGCCCGGGCCTCCCAGAGCTGGTAGGCGCCGACGATGAAGTCCTTGCGCAGCACGGGGACGGAGACCCGCGCCCGGACCGCGTCCAGGTCGTCCAGCGAACCGCCGAAGCGGCGCTGTTCCGTCAGGACGCTGATCGCGGCGGCGCCTCCGGCCGCGTACTCGGCCGCGAGGGCCGCCGGGTCGGCGATCTCGGCGAGCGCGCCCTTGGAGGGGCTGGCCCGCTTCACCTCCGCGATGACCGCGGGCCCCTCCCCCGCGCGCAGCAGGGCGGCGCAGTCCACCGGGGGTCCTGCGGCGGCCGCCCGTTCGCGCAGTGCCGCCTCGGGCACCTTCCTGCGGCGTACCGCCAGATCGGCACGCACTCCTTCGACGATCTCCTCGAGAACGCTCATCGTGTCTCCCCCGACCGGTTGGCTGAGGACCGACCCTAGGGAGGCGGGCGGCGCTCGGCCACCTCCTTAAGGGCCCGGCGAAAGACCCCGGTGGCGGCCCCGGCCGGGCCGTGACCGGCATCAGCCCGCCGTCAGCGCGCTTCGGCACGCTGTCAGGCGCCGTATGCCCGCGACCAGTCAGGAGAGCGCCATGGGGATCGACCCGAGCCGGATCGCCGGCGTCAACGCGCACGAGACCGCGTTCCTCTACGAGGAGATCTTCGTCCGCCGGGCCTACCTCCCCGACGGGATGACCCTCCCGCCGGACGCCGTGGTCTTCGACGTGGGGGCGAACATCGGGCTCTACTCGCTGTTCGCGCGCACGGTGTGCCCGGACGCCACGATCCACGCCTTCGAGCCGCTGCCTCCGGTCTTCGAGAAGCTGGAGCGGAACATGGCCGCGTACGGCGTGCCGGCGAAGCTGCACCGGTGCGCGCTGTCCGACACCGACGGCGAGGCGGACTTCACCTTCTACCCCGGCTACACGACGATGTCGGCGCGCTCCTCGCACGCCGCGACGGAGGCGGACCGGGAGTTCATCAAGCGCCAGGTGCTCGACAAGCCCGCGGCCGCGGAGCTGGGCGAGGACGTGGAGCTGCTGGACGAGATGCTGGCGTTCCAGTTCCGGGAGGTGCCGTACGTGTGCCCGACCCGGCGGCTGTCGGACGTGATCGCGCGGGAGGGCGTGGACCGCGTCGACATGCTGAAGGTGGACGTCCAGCGGGCCGAGGCCGAGGTGCTGCGCGGGGTGGACGAGGCGCACTGGCCGCTGATCCGGCGGATCGCGCTGGAGGTGCACGACGAGCCGGGCACGGCCACGGAGGGCCGTCTCGAGGTGCTGTGCGCCGAACTGCGCGACCGGGGGTTCGCGGTCGCGCCGCTCGGGGACGACGGTCTGGTGGAGTCGGGCCGCTACTCGGTCTTCGCCTCGCGCCGCCCCTGACAGCGCCGTGGAGGCCCGGTCGCGGCGACCGGGCCTCCGTACGCGGCACAGGCGTGGGTCACGTCATCGAGACGACGACCTTGCGGGGTCCCGTGTACGCCTCCCGCCCGTGCAGCACCGACATATTGGCGACGATCATGATGTCGCCGGGCCGCCACGGCTCGACGAGCCTGTTGCGCGCCGCGGCCGCCCGCACCTCGGCGAGGTCCTCCTCCGGGATGGGCGTGCCGTCGCCGTACGTCACCCAGTGCGGCAGGTCGTCGACGTCGCCGATCAGCGACAGCAGCGTCTCGCCCTCGTCGCCCGGCAGGTTCGACGGGTGCCACTGGTCGGCCTGGTTGAACCAGACGCCCCGGCCGCTGAGCGGGTTCACGCGGATGCCCGGGCGGTGCTGGCTGACGCGCAGGCCGCCCTCGGGGGTCCAGCGGTACTCCGCCTCCGACGCCTCCAGGAACTCCTCGACCACACCGCGGTCACCGGTCTCGAAGGTGTCCTGCCACGACTTGCCGAGCCCCAGCCCGCCGTGCAGGTGCTGCCGGTAGACGACGCCCGACTCGAAGCGCTCCCTGACCCCCGGGTCGAGGTCCTCCAGCAGGGCGTGGCCGTCGCAGACCGGGGTGGCCCCGCCGGTCTCCGGCGCCACCAGGCAGCAGAAGAACAGCCGGCTGGGCCAGCGGTGGGCGTAGGACAGCTCGTTGTGCAGCGAGATGTCGAAGCGCGCCGGGTACTCGGTCGACGTGAAGACGCCGTCGGCGACCGTCACGCGCGGGGTGTTCCCGCCCCGGTAGCTGTCGATCAGCGGGTCGCCGAAGACGGTGACGGCCCGGTGGAACGCGTCGGCGTCGGCCACACCGAGCCCGCGCAGCATCACCGCGCCGCACGTGGTGAGCAGCTCCTCCACCCGGTGGCGCGCCTCGGCGAGCCCGCCGGTGTCCCGTGACCCGGCGTGCTCCTCGATGTGCAGGACGGCGAGGGTGGTGCCGCCCGCCGTCCGTCTCTCCTCCCGCATCCCGGCGTCCCCCATGTCACCCCGTCACCTTCCCCGCCGCGGCCGGCGTCGCCGGTTCGGCGGTGAGGGCGACGGGCAGTCCGCTGTACCCGTGCACGAAGTTGGAGTAGAGGCGCTGCGGCGGGCCCTGGAGCCGGATGCCGGAGACCATGGTGCGCAGCGCGTCGACCATGGCGTTGACATGGACCCGGCCGAGGAAGGCCCCGAGGCAGAAGTGCGGCCCGTGCCCGAACGCCACGTGCTTGTTGGGTGTGCGGCCGATGTCGAAGCGGTACGGGTCGTCGAAGACGTCCTCGTCGAAGTTGGCCGAGCTGTTCCACAGGGTGATGACGTCCCCGGCCCGGATCACCTGGTCGCGGACGGGTACGTCGACGAGGGCGCGGCGTCCGAAGTGCATGGCGGGGGTGGTCCAGCGCAGCACCTCCTCGGTGGCGCTCTCGACGGTGACCTCGCCGTCCTTGAGCCTGCGCCACTCCTCGGGGTTCTCGGAGAACGCGATGAGGCCGCCGATGGAGGACATGCGGCTGGACTCGTCACCGCCGAGGATGAGGCTGTAGCAGTTGAAGACGATCTCGTCCTCCGACAGCGGCTTGCCGTCGACGGTCGCGGTGGCGAGGGCGCTGATGACGTCGTCGCCGGGGTTGCGGCGGCGTTCGGCGGCCAGTTCGGAGAAGTAGAGCAGGATCTCGTTCCGGGCCACCACCTCGTCGAGCACGCTGTCCTCGGAGCTGTGCCGGGACAGGGTCTGCGTGTTCCACTCGACGAGCCGGTCGCGGTCGGCGGCGGGGACGTCCATGAGGTCGCCGATCGTGTTGATCGGGATGTGGTCGGCGACGTCGGTGACGAAGTCCAGTTCGCCGCGTTCCAGGGCCTGTGCGACCAGTTCCCGGGTGCGGCGGTGGACACCGGCGACGACGGGTTCCAGGACGCGCGGCGAGAACGACTTGAGCATCACGTTGCGGATCTCGCTGTGGCGCGGTCCGTCGGTGACGGCGAGCATCTTGCGGGAGGCGGAGTCCCCGCCCTGGAGCAGGGTGGCCAGCACGTTGCCCTGCTCGGAGGTGAACTGCTTGTTGTCCCGGTAGAGGGTGACGACGTCGGCGTATGTGGAGATCACCCAGAAACCGGGGACGGGGGTGTCGGTCGCGTGCCAGTGGACGGGGCTCTCGGTGCGGAACCGGCGCCACAGGGCGTGCGGGTCGGTGTCGAGGAACGTCTGCGGGTCGGTGAGGTCGTACGCGCCGAGCGGGGGTGGCGGTGTGGTGCCGGTCGCGCCCGCGGGCGCGGGCTGCTGCGTGG
This genomic window from Streptomyces thermolilacinus SPC6 contains:
- a CDS encoding anthranilate synthase component II — its product is MSEPRVLLIDAYDSFVHIIDQYLRTLGARTEVVRSLTRSPEELVASRPDAVVLGPGPGHPAESGHVELVHRFAGRVPLLGVCLGHQAIALAHGGRVEVADQVMHGRTSTVRHDGAGVFAGLGHTLEATRYHSLVVAEPLPDDLVTTAVAVDHGYVMGLRHRTLPVEGVQFHPESIMTTGGLTIMENFLATARGSGATAALSGGGTPR
- the trpC gene encoding indole-3-glycerol phosphate synthase TrpC — translated: MSVLEEIVEGVRADLAVRRRKVPEAALRERAAAAGPPVDCAALLRAGEGPAVIAEVKRASPSKGALAEIADPAALAAEYAAGGAAAISVLTEQRRFGGSLDDLDAVRARVSVPVLRKDFIVGAYQLWEARAHGADLALLIVAALDQPLLADLVALATEIGLTPLVEVHDEAEAERAAATGAPVVGVNARDLRTLDVDRGTFARVAPYLPDDVVKVAESGVRGPVDVAGYAMAGADVVLVGEALVTGPDPRATLASLLTATRPVLGAH
- the trpD gene encoding anthranilate phosphoribosyltransferase, coding for MPVTAEPQVSRSWPELLNALLERRSLSADDTDWAMDEVMSGAAGPVRLAGLLVALRAKGETVEEIEGLVRAMGRHAVPLDVPGPAVDIVGTGGDGSNSVNVSTMSAVVAAGAGARVVKHGNRSASSACGSADVLEELGVALSLPPADVAEVAEETGITFCFAPEFHPAMRHAAGPRRELGVRTVFNALGPLVNPASPAAIALGVADARLAPLLAGVLARRGVSALVFRGDDGMDELTVTTTSTVWSVSGSTVRTEVFDPRDLGMALARPDALRGGDRARNAHVAREVLAGARGPVRDAVLLSAAAGLAALAASDGRPPGSVTERLAAGVERAAESIDSGTAAAVLERWAAVTTKRSQAVAAAG
- a CDS encoding cytochrome P450, which encodes MTTQQPAPAGATGTTPPPPLGAYDLTDPQTFLDTDPHALWRRFRTESPVHWHATDTPVPGFWVISTYADVVTLYRDNKQFTSEQGNVLATLLQGGDSASRKMLAVTDGPRHSEIRNVMLKSFSPRVLEPVVAGVHRRTRELVAQALERGELDFVTDVADHIPINTIGDLMDVPAADRDRLVEWNTQTLSRHSSEDSVLDEVVARNEILLYFSELAAERRRNPGDDVISALATATVDGKPLSEDEIVFNCYSLILGGDESSRMSSIGGLIAFSENPEEWRRLKDGEVTVESATEEVLRWTTPAMHFGRRALVDVPVRDQVIRAGDVITLWNSSANFDEDVFDDPYRFDIGRTPNKHVAFGHGPHFCLGAFLGRVHVNAMVDALRTMVSGIRLQGPPQRLYSNFVHGYSGLPVALTAEPATPAAAGKVTG
- a CDS encoding FkbM family methyltransferase encodes the protein MPATSQESAMGIDPSRIAGVNAHETAFLYEEIFVRRAYLPDGMTLPPDAVVFDVGANIGLYSLFARTVCPDATIHAFEPLPPVFEKLERNMAAYGVPAKLHRCALSDTDGEADFTFYPGYTTMSARSSHAATEADREFIKRQVLDKPAAAELGEDVELLDEMLAFQFREVPYVCPTRRLSDVIAREGVDRVDMLKVDVQRAEAEVLRGVDEAHWPLIRRIALEVHDEPGTATEGRLEVLCAELRDRGFAVAPLGDDGLVESGRYSVFASRRP
- the pdxR gene encoding MocR-like pyridoxine biosynthesis transcription factor PdxR, translated to MALHMAVEVVRDSGKSLTAQIQSFIKRQIAEGILHPGTRLPSSRRLAHDLDVSRSVVVEAYGQLVAEGYLEATQGAGTRVVAHIGATPPVVPTLLDEGHVPAVRWDLRTGGRNLPPFPRREWLGCYQRVLHSATPADHGYPPLAGEPGLRVELARYLGRVRGVRTTADQVMVVAGFSQALGLLCTVLGQDGVDAIGIEDPGHPGQRQFIRETGLRPVPVPVDEDGIDVEALAATGVRAVLVTPAHQFPTGGALSEHRREALVRWARDVGGLVVEDDYDGGLWYERGPRPLALQRLAPDHVVYAGTASKSLAPGLRLGWLAAPPDLLARLLRARARLDLGTESLTQLAFAELLRGGLFDRHLRRLNARCRDRRDALEEAVRRFLPGASVIGRAAGLHAYVTLPRHTDEAALVAAAPRRSVVVRGGAAFHVRPRWDAPALVVGHAHLPRSGVAEAVRALSEACRPR
- a CDS encoding TauD/TfdA family dioxygenase, with protein sequence MGDAGMREERRTAGGTTLAVLHIEEHAGSRDTGGLAEARHRVEELLTTCGAVMLRGLGVADADAFHRAVTVFGDPLIDSYRGGNTPRVTVADGVFTSTEYPARFDISLHNELSYAHRWPSRLFFCCLVAPETGGATPVCDGHALLEDLDPGVRERFESGVVYRQHLHGGLGLGKSWQDTFETGDRGVVEEFLEASEAEYRWTPEGGLRVSQHRPGIRVNPLSGRGVWFNQADQWHPSNLPGDEGETLLSLIGDVDDLPHWVTYGDGTPIPEEDLAEVRAAAARNRLVEPWRPGDIMIVANMSVLHGREAYTGPRKVVVSMT
- a CDS encoding anthranilate synthase component I family protein, coding for MRRAEHIAVRVTATRLPQHDSLGVYERLRAARGEEDVFLFESVDGAEPDRRWAVVGFGRLAEIRVFGGHVEIDGVPGVVGPLLSAAEGAGLRPEVSAPGGPGHRLALPGDGGRVWELLARAQGLFDVATDVPVTSYAFGFLTSFAYESVWHMETLPARTKAPNGPDITLTLFRDTVWYDLTTGEARLLRAESAAFPRRADGAPDEVVAMAREAARERADGRPAAVPEAPAPLSVSDSVSRETFLEWADICLEHIRVGDIYQIQIGHRIDVRTTLTPVDVYRRLRARNPSPYMYLMPRAGSTLIGASPELFFRIEGDEILMRPIAGTARRGADEEENQRRVKEMRESVKEQAEHIMLVDLCRNDIGRVSRPSTQPVDRLMAVESYSHVFHLVSTVSGRLEEGVDTWQAVRATFPAGTMTGAPKVRAMEIIDGLERERRGSYAGAVGLADVRGWSEFALCIRTVEYDGTTYSTQSSAGMVAQSEPEAEWRETLAKMGAAHWALTGEELLP